One window of Halosolutus amylolyticus genomic DNA carries:
- a CDS encoding helix-turn-helix domain-containing protein gives MHEVTFRLSGTGGFAAITDEFDATIALWCNDHADLLRVRGSPDDVDRICDRVDEIAGVDDALVAGDRAVVVTTDCVRGTDEPTVDAHLADSGCVLLPPLRYEAGTRCCRVLALSADRLTALYRSLQDAFDVTVAEKRALDPDVDGVAAESPLGLDRVLPSLTKRQQQVFTLAVERGYYQSPRETSMAAIAETVGIDRRTAEDHRRRAEAKLFDAVVAYYRRD, from the coding sequence GTGCACGAGGTCACCTTTCGCCTGTCGGGAACGGGCGGCTTCGCGGCGATCACCGACGAGTTCGACGCGACGATCGCGCTCTGGTGTAACGACCACGCAGACCTGTTGCGCGTCCGCGGGTCGCCGGACGACGTCGATCGGATCTGCGACCGCGTCGACGAGATCGCGGGCGTCGACGACGCGCTGGTGGCGGGCGATCGCGCGGTCGTCGTCACGACCGACTGCGTTCGCGGGACGGACGAACCGACCGTCGACGCCCACCTCGCCGACAGCGGGTGCGTCCTCCTCCCGCCGCTTCGGTACGAGGCGGGCACGCGGTGCTGTCGCGTGCTCGCGCTGTCGGCCGATCGGCTCACGGCCCTCTACCGGTCGCTCCAGGACGCGTTCGACGTGACCGTCGCCGAGAAGCGCGCCCTCGACCCGGACGTCGACGGGGTGGCGGCCGAGTCTCCGCTCGGACTCGATCGCGTGTTGCCGTCGCTCACGAAGCGCCAGCAGCAGGTGTTCACCCTGGCCGTCGAGCGCGGCTACTACCAGTCGCCGCGGGAGACGTCGATGGCGGCCATCGCCGAGACCGTCGGGATCGATCGGCGGACGGCGGAGGACCACCGCCGCCGCGCGGAGGCGAAACTGTTCGACGCCGTCGTCGCGTACTACCGGCGAGACTGA
- the hutU gene encoding urocanate hydratase — MQESDSRDSPIGEPSDQWREYRGAPTGTDRECRGWRQEAALRMLNNNLDPEVAENPEDLVVYGGTGRAARSWDAYDAICAELRDLGEEETLLVQSGKPVGRFETHERAPRVLIANSNLVGKWDDWEHFHELEAKGLIMYGQMTAGSWAYIGTQGIIQGTYETLAELSTQHYPDTEGLQGKIVVTGGLGGMGGAQPLAVTMNGGVCIAAEVDEARIDRRLETDYCQEKTDDLDAAIERAEAAAEAGEPYSVGVHVNAADMLEAMLDRGFVPDVVTDQTSAHDELEGYYPSGYTVPEADRLREDDPDEYVAESLATMERHVDAILEMQDAGAIAFEYGNNIRGQVADHCDHDAAFDYPGFVPAYIRPLFCRGKGPFRWVALSGEPADIHRTDEAVKALFPEKEHLHRWIDLAQERVAFQGLPSRVCWLGYQSGDDPDGLTERARFALRINDLVADGEIAAPIVVTRDHLDAGSVASPNRETEAMQDGSDAVADWPILNALLNCAAGADIVSVHDGGGVGIGNAIHANNHVVLDGSDLAAEKARRVFTADPGMGVVRHADAGYEAAIEEASESGVHVPMEDRE, encoded by the coding sequence ATGCAGGAGTCCGATTCCCGCGACTCGCCGATCGGTGAGCCCAGCGACCAGTGGCGCGAGTACCGTGGCGCGCCGACCGGGACCGATCGGGAGTGTCGCGGCTGGCGCCAAGAAGCCGCGCTACGCATGCTGAACAACAACCTCGACCCCGAGGTGGCCGAGAATCCCGAAGACCTGGTCGTCTACGGGGGAACCGGTCGCGCGGCCCGATCGTGGGACGCCTACGACGCGATCTGTGCGGAACTGCGCGACCTGGGCGAGGAGGAGACGCTACTCGTCCAGTCCGGCAAGCCCGTCGGCCGGTTCGAAACCCACGAGCGAGCGCCACGCGTGTTGATCGCCAACTCCAACCTCGTGGGCAAGTGGGACGACTGGGAACACTTCCACGAACTCGAGGCGAAGGGACTGATCATGTACGGCCAGATGACCGCCGGCTCGTGGGCCTACATCGGCACGCAGGGGATCATCCAGGGGACCTACGAGACGCTCGCGGAGCTGTCGACCCAGCACTACCCCGACACCGAGGGGTTACAGGGCAAGATCGTCGTCACGGGCGGCCTCGGCGGCATGGGCGGCGCGCAACCGCTCGCGGTAACGATGAACGGCGGCGTCTGCATCGCCGCGGAGGTCGACGAAGCGCGGATCGATCGCCGTCTGGAGACGGACTACTGCCAGGAGAAGACCGACGACCTGGACGCGGCGATCGAACGCGCCGAAGCCGCGGCCGAGGCCGGAGAACCCTACAGCGTCGGCGTCCACGTGAACGCCGCTGACATGCTCGAAGCCATGCTCGATCGGGGGTTCGTCCCGGACGTGGTGACCGACCAGACGAGCGCCCACGACGAACTCGAGGGGTACTACCCGTCCGGCTACACCGTCCCGGAGGCCGATCGGCTCCGAGAGGACGATCCCGACGAGTACGTCGCGGAGAGTCTCGCGACGATGGAACGGCACGTCGACGCGATCCTCGAGATGCAGGACGCGGGCGCGATCGCGTTCGAGTACGGGAACAACATCCGGGGACAGGTCGCCGACCACTGCGATCACGACGCGGCGTTCGACTATCCCGGGTTCGTCCCCGCGTACATCCGGCCGCTGTTCTGCCGCGGGAAGGGACCGTTCCGCTGGGTCGCACTGTCGGGCGAGCCGGCGGACATCCACCGGACCGACGAGGCGGTCAAAGCGCTGTTCCCGGAGAAAGAGCACCTGCACCGCTGGATCGATCTCGCACAGGAACGCGTCGCGTTCCAGGGACTCCCGTCGCGGGTGTGCTGGCTGGGATACCAGTCAGGCGACGATCCCGACGGACTTACCGAGCGCGCACGCTTCGCGCTCCGGATCAACGACCTCGTCGCCGACGGGGAGATTGCAGCGCCGATCGTCGTCACGCGGGACCACCTCGACGCGGGTTCGGTCGCGAGTCCGAACCGGGAGACGGAAGCCATGCAAGACGGCTCCGACGCGGTGGCCGACTGGCCGATCCTGAACGCCCTGCTCAACTGTGCGGCGGGGGCGGACATCGTGAGCGTCCACGACGGCGGCGGGGTCGGGATCGGTAACGCGATCCACGCGAACAACCACGTGGTCCTCGACGGGAGCGACCTCGCGGCGGAGAAAGCCCGCCGCGTCTTCACTGCCGACCCGGGAATGGGCGTCGTCCGCCACGCCGACGCCGGCTACGAGGCCGCGATCGAGGAGGCCAGCGAGTCGGGCGTACACGTCCCGATGGAGGACCGCGAATGA